One Halosegnis longus DNA window includes the following coding sequences:
- a CDS encoding glycosyltransferase — MVRQGALLRLEPDRLAARAPRHRRAPHRRTRRLFGREVLGGFTIFGGGQAFFRRELFDELGAFDEEILVEDIDMSARIHAAGKRLRVDPDVVTYEENPATLSAWWSQRTRWARGWMQVAVRYLPRLPFDAALSRRARLDAAYTFVYALVPVITIVAAPMLLLDRTVLTGGTFLPYDWLLWTLVGVAPFITSLLIFVRDHRHGYSHHPTELLAAITLWGYLFCQGVVYVTAFLDEFVFNRESVYVTTTRADAPADD; from the coding sequence GTGGTGCGTCAAGGGGCGCTGTTACGGCTCGAACCCGACCGACTCGCTGCTCGCGCTCCACGCCACCGTCGAGCGCCACATCGCCGAACTCGCCGACTGTTCGGCCGCGAGGTGCTCGGCGGCTTCACCATCTTCGGGGGCGGCCAGGCCTTCTTCCGCCGGGAGCTGTTCGACGAACTCGGCGCGTTCGACGAGGAGATTCTCGTCGAGGATATCGACATGTCCGCACGGATTCACGCGGCGGGGAAACGCCTCCGCGTCGACCCCGACGTGGTCACCTACGAGGAGAACCCCGCGACGCTGTCGGCGTGGTGGAGCCAGCGCACCCGGTGGGCGCGCGGCTGGATGCAGGTCGCCGTCCGGTATCTGCCGCGGCTCCCGTTCGACGCGGCGCTGTCGCGGCGCGCGCGTCTCGACGCCGCGTACACCTTCGTCTACGCGCTCGTCCCCGTCATCACTATTGTCGCCGCGCCGATGTTGTTGCTCGACCGGACGGTGCTCACCGGCGGAACCTTCCTCCCGTACGACTGGCTGTTGTGGACACTCGTTGGAGTCGCGCCGTTCATCACCTCGCTGCTCATCTTCGTGCGCGACCACCGCCACGGCTACAGCCACCACCCGACCGAACTGCTCGCCGCGATCACCCTGTGGGGCTACCTGTTCTGTCAGGGAGTCGTCTACGTGACGGCGTTCCTCGACGAGTTCGTCTTCAACCGCGAGAGCGTCTACGTGACGACGACACGCGCCGACGCGCCGGCAGACGACTGA
- a CDS encoding heme-binding protein, which yields MTRRDAPATEEGWYALHDFRRIDWDAWREAPDHERDRALAEGVEFLRARENLSDAEQGGSAVFTVAGHEADIMVLHLRPETEQLDRIERAFEHTALAGFTERTDSYVSVTEISGYVTEELEDGIENIEDDGTRNYMLQRLYPSIPDAEHVCFYPMDKRRDAEYNWYDLPFDERADLISGHGDIGREYAGKVTQIITGSMGFDDHEWGVTLFADDPTEIKHLLADMRFDPSSSRYAEFGRFRFGRRFAPEHLPELFAGEPLPAYGSGDVETPTPDAEESDSAADTASTDDADDAEDTDDAGGRPDPGAPPHDAATTEELEEELRRLGVDASEHPEAGFGLVFYSDENAEALVDEVDGLRSNFEHYDTHVLTSVRAHAGRTAVVSLWKNERAANTASGFLGDLAGVDGDGIGGQLADRDASERADTAAADDGGDTTPPEVEGTDDEADDDIRGELSELDIYAGKPHGEDVYAMVLYSAADLDELREEVESLSGGFDRYDTHVGTSLYEGTGTDRAAVVSLWETRDAADTAGDYLSDLPDIVGRAGEESTFGTMGMFYTVKPEHREDFVDHFGTVGEMLGDMDGHIETDLMVNVDDENDMFIASQWEDREDAMGFFRSDAFRDTVQWGRDILADRPRHVFLA from the coding sequence ATGACCCGACGTGATGCTCCCGCGACAGAGGAAGGGTGGTACGCGCTCCACGACTTCCGCCGTATCGACTGGGACGCGTGGCGCGAGGCCCCCGACCACGAACGCGACCGCGCGCTCGCCGAGGGCGTCGAGTTCCTGCGTGCCCGCGAGAACCTCTCCGACGCCGAGCAGGGCGGCTCCGCGGTGTTCACCGTCGCCGGCCACGAGGCCGACATCATGGTGTTGCATCTCCGCCCGGAGACCGAACAGCTCGACCGCATCGAGCGCGCCTTCGAACACACCGCGCTCGCCGGCTTCACCGAGCGCACCGACTCGTACGTCTCCGTCACCGAAATCTCCGGCTACGTCACCGAAGAACTGGAGGACGGCATCGAGAACATCGAGGACGACGGGACGCGCAACTACATGCTCCAGCGGCTCTACCCGTCGATTCCGGACGCCGAACACGTCTGCTTCTACCCGATGGACAAGCGCCGCGACGCCGAGTACAACTGGTATGACCTCCCGTTCGACGAGCGGGCGGACCTCATCTCTGGCCACGGCGACATCGGCCGGGAGTACGCCGGCAAGGTGACCCAGATCATCACCGGCTCGATGGGCTTCGACGACCACGAGTGGGGGGTCACCCTCTTTGCCGACGACCCGACGGAAATCAAGCACCTGCTTGCCGACATGCGGTTCGACCCCTCCTCCTCGCGGTACGCGGAGTTCGGCCGCTTCCGGTTCGGCCGCCGGTTCGCCCCCGAACATCTCCCCGAGCTGTTCGCCGGCGAGCCGCTGCCGGCGTACGGCTCCGGTGACGTGGAGACGCCGACGCCAGATGCCGAGGAATCCGACTCCGCCGCCGACACCGCGTCGACCGACGATGCAGACGACGCCGAGGACACAGACGACGCCGGCGGCCGACCCGACCCCGGCGCACCGCCACACGACGCCGCGACGACCGAGGAACTGGAAGAGGAGCTCCGCCGTCTCGGCGTCGACGCGAGCGAACACCCCGAGGCCGGCTTCGGCCTCGTCTTCTACAGCGACGAGAACGCCGAGGCGCTGGTCGACGAGGTGGACGGACTGCGAAGCAACTTCGAGCACTACGACACCCACGTCCTCACTTCCGTGCGCGCCCACGCGGGCCGGACCGCGGTCGTCTCGCTGTGGAAAAACGAGCGGGCCGCCAACACCGCCTCGGGCTTCCTCGGTGACCTCGCCGGCGTCGACGGCGACGGCATCGGCGGACAGCTGGCCGACCGCGACGCATCCGAGCGCGCCGACACGGCGGCCGCAGACGACGGCGGCGACACGACCCCGCCCGAGGTCGAGGGCACCGACGACGAGGCGGACGACGACATCCGGGGTGAACTCTCCGAGCTCGACATCTACGCGGGCAAGCCCCACGGCGAGGACGTGTACGCGATGGTGCTCTACTCCGCGGCCGACCTCGACGAGCTTCGCGAGGAGGTCGAGTCGCTTTCGGGTGGCTTCGACCGCTACGACACCCACGTCGGCACGTCGCTGTACGAGGGGACCGGAACCGACCGCGCGGCCGTCGTCTCGCTGTGGGAGACGCGCGACGCCGCCGACACCGCCGGCGACTACCTGTCTGACCTGCCGGACATCGTCGGGCGCGCCGGCGAGGAGTCCACCTTCGGCACGATGGGGATGTTCTACACCGTGAAGCCGGAACACCGCGAGGACTTCGTCGACCACTTCGGCACCGTCGGCGAGATGCTCGGCGACATGGACGGCCACATCGAGACGGACCTGATGGTGAACGTCGACGACGAGAACGACATGTTCATCGCCAGCCAGTGGGAGGACCGCGAGGACGCGATGGGCTTCTTCCGCTCTGACGCGTTCCGCGACACGGTCCAGTGGGGTCGCGACATCCTCGCAGACCGGCCGCGGCACGTCTTCTTAGCGTAA
- the pyrH gene encoding UMP kinase, whose protein sequence is MRVVVSVGGSVLVPDPATNRVDEYASVIEGLVESGHEVAIVVGGGGVAREYIGAAREVGANESELDQLGIAVTRLNAKLLLAALDESITASVVPENYEQARTDVQRGDVTVMGGVVPAQTTDAVSAVLAEYVDADRLVFATSVPGVFTADPNEVEDAERHDELTASELVDTVASMEMTAGASAPVDLLATKVIQRAGLETVVLDGADPTRVTDAVEHDSFDGTRIVPDEETA, encoded by the coding sequence ATGAGAGTCGTCGTTTCTGTCGGCGGGAGCGTCCTCGTCCCCGACCCGGCCACGAACCGGGTCGACGAGTACGCCTCCGTCATCGAGGGGCTGGTGGAGTCGGGCCACGAGGTCGCCATCGTCGTCGGCGGCGGCGGGGTCGCCCGCGAGTACATCGGCGCGGCCCGCGAGGTCGGAGCCAACGAGAGCGAACTCGACCAGCTTGGTATCGCCGTCACCCGGCTGAACGCGAAGTTGCTGCTCGCCGCGCTCGACGAGTCGATCACCGCATCTGTCGTCCCTGAGAACTACGAACAGGCACGCACCGACGTCCAGCGCGGCGACGTGACAGTCATGGGCGGTGTCGTCCCGGCACAGACGACCGACGCGGTCTCGGCCGTCCTCGCCGAGTACGTCGACGCCGACCGGCTCGTCTTCGCCACCTCCGTCCCGGGCGTCTTCACCGCCGACCCGAACGAGGTCGAGGACGCCGAGCGCCACGACGAACTCACCGCGAGCGAGTTAGTCGACACCGTCGCGTCGATGGAGATGACCGCCGGCGCGTCCGCGCCCGTCGACCTGCTCGCGACGAAGGTCATCCAGCGGGCCGGGCTGGAGACGGTCGTGCTCGACGGCGCTGACCCGACCCGCGTGACCGACGCCGTCGAGCACGACTCCTTCGACGGGACGCGCATCGTGCCCGACGAGGAGACAGCATGA
- the lysS gene encoding lysine--tRNA ligase — MSSPHTLADRQYDFWADAAADAVEERVESGKEIVIKGGISPSGVPHFGNMNELMRGHFVAEVLRERGHEVRQVFTTDDRDPLRKLPRKLADLDGNIVGLGEVDASALGTNLGKPYTDIPDPFGCCDSYGDHFSEIIRQSAALLDIDLDIRSNTDLYESGGFEDVTRHILAHADEAREILAEYQDKVDESYVPFNPICAECGTVTETVTSIDAAAGTVEYRCTDIEAGGQTIEGCGHEGTATLRDGKLPWRFEWPAQWQTLDVDFEPFGKDHAEGSWPSGEHIARDLLGNEPPVPMVYEWFTLDGEAFSSSAGNVVMVSEVLELLEPEVVRYFFTKDPKRARDFSIERLDQLVDEFDRFERLYFGEADGGETETARAERAYPFVTDPDEERIRIPYTFAAVLGMTDDDELRATMARRSGHLPEDASDEQVERALARVEKARAWAVRTDNEYNYRLAEELPEVAFDDATTNALADLAEYIETEQPDGETLHEEIFETARDHEVDVGEFFTAGYRLFLDEEQGPRLGPFLAALDRTFVTERLRLRG, encoded by the coding sequence ATGAGTTCCCCGCACACGCTCGCCGACCGCCAGTACGACTTCTGGGCCGACGCCGCCGCCGACGCCGTCGAGGAGCGCGTCGAGTCAGGGAAGGAAATCGTCATCAAAGGCGGCATCTCGCCGTCTGGCGTCCCCCACTTCGGCAATATGAACGAACTGATGCGGGGCCACTTCGTCGCCGAGGTGCTCCGCGAGCGGGGCCACGAGGTTCGGCAGGTGTTCACCACCGACGACCGCGACCCGCTCCGGAAGCTCCCCCGGAAGCTCGCCGACCTCGACGGGAATATCGTCGGACTGGGCGAGGTGGACGCCTCGGCGCTCGGCACGAACCTCGGGAAGCCGTACACCGACATCCCGGACCCGTTCGGCTGCTGTGACTCCTACGGCGATCACTTCTCGGAGATTATCCGCCAGTCGGCCGCCCTGCTCGACATCGACCTCGACATCCGCTCGAACACCGACCTCTACGAGTCGGGGGGGTTCGAGGACGTGACCCGCCACATTCTCGCACACGCCGACGAGGCCCGCGAGATTCTGGCCGAATACCAGGACAAGGTCGACGAGTCGTACGTCCCCTTCAACCCGATTTGTGCGGAGTGCGGGACGGTGACCGAGACCGTCACGAGCATCGACGCCGCGGCCGGCACCGTCGAGTACCGGTGTACGGACATTGAGGCCGGCGGCCAGACCATCGAGGGGTGTGGCCACGAGGGGACCGCGACGCTGCGAGATGGGAAGCTGCCGTGGCGCTTCGAGTGGCCCGCCCAGTGGCAGACGCTCGACGTGGATTTCGAGCCGTTCGGGAAGGACCACGCCGAGGGGTCGTGGCCCTCCGGCGAGCACATCGCCCGCGACCTGCTCGGCAACGAGCCGCCCGTCCCGATGGTGTACGAGTGGTTCACTCTCGACGGAGAGGCGTTCTCCTCGTCTGCCGGCAACGTCGTCATGGTCTCGGAGGTGCTGGAGCTGCTCGAACCCGAGGTGGTTCGCTACTTCTTCACGAAAGACCCCAAACGCGCGCGGGACTTCTCCATCGAGCGGCTCGACCAGCTCGTCGACGAGTTCGACCGCTTCGAACGGCTCTACTTCGGCGAGGCGGACGGCGGCGAGACCGAGACCGCACGCGCCGAGCGGGCGTACCCGTTCGTCACCGACCCTGACGAAGAGCGCATCCGCATTCCGTACACCTTCGCGGCCGTGCTCGGGATGACCGACGACGACGAGCTTCGGGCGACGATGGCCCGCCGCTCCGGCCACCTCCCCGAGGACGCGAGCGACGAGCAGGTGGAGCGCGCCCTCGCCCGCGTCGAGAAGGCCCGCGCGTGGGCCGTGCGCACGGACAACGAGTACAACTACCGGCTGGCCGAGGAGCTGCCCGAGGTCGCCTTCGACGACGCGACGACGAACGCGCTCGCCGACCTCGCAGAGTACATCGAAACCGAACAGCCGGACGGCGAGACGCTCCACGAGGAGATCTTCGAGACCGCCCGCGACCACGAGGTCGACGTCGGGGAGTTCTTCACCGCGGGCTATCGACTCTTCCTCGACGAGGAGCAGGGACCGCGGCTCGGCCCGTTCCTCGCCGCGTTAGACCGGACGTTCGTCACCGAACGGCTCCGGCTACGTGGGTAA
- a CDS encoding site-2 protease family protein, which produces MVDTLTLVLAAVLGFMLAGLGAKSRGLLPDWIRLSGPIVTLHTDRGKAFLDWLARPKRFWRAWGNLGVGVALVVMAGSFVLVLLGGLQAIANPQPTQLTQPRNVLAIPGVNDFLPLSAAPEIVAALLVGLVVHEGGHGLLSRVEDIEVDSMGLALFTFIPVGAFVEPDDEQRRQSSRGAQTRMFAAGVTNNFAVAIVAFALLFGPVAGSIAVVSGAPIAGALPGGAAAQGGVDRGDVITSVDGTPVANASEFEALLDETDRRTVSIALESGETATVDRSLTVVGAAPTAPFDINTTITEVNGTAVYTEPGLNAALRDREVATLASSTGETVTTPIGAYTNVSAPSDPGPSPLADVSGLGGEAFIITAIDGERVLDSDTLGAILDETSAGQSVSVVGYHEGERRTFDVELADHPREDTGFIGVTIQPGTTGMSVDDFGVEGYPAEFFLTAIGGGSGDGLNGIQRAAFTISLPFAAVTLPSIDQPFPGFVGIYENFYVVGDGPLAFLGTGPLLLFGTLLFWVAWINVILGQFNCVPAFPLDGGHILRTSTQAVVSRLPLSDKHAATRAVTVTIGLAMLASLLATIFAPQLLG; this is translated from the coding sequence ATGGTGGATACGCTGACGCTCGTGCTCGCCGCCGTGCTCGGTTTCATGCTGGCCGGGTTGGGTGCGAAATCGCGCGGCCTGCTGCCGGACTGGATTCGGCTCTCCGGGCCGATCGTGACGCTCCACACCGACCGTGGGAAGGCCTTCCTCGACTGGCTCGCCCGCCCGAAGCGGTTCTGGCGCGCGTGGGGGAACCTCGGGGTCGGCGTCGCGCTCGTCGTGATGGCCGGCTCGTTCGTCCTCGTCTTGCTCGGCGGGCTTCAGGCGATTGCCAACCCGCAGCCGACACAGCTGACACAGCCGCGGAACGTCCTCGCGATTCCGGGCGTGAACGACTTCCTCCCCCTGTCTGCCGCACCCGAAATCGTCGCCGCCCTCCTCGTCGGGCTCGTCGTCCACGAGGGCGGCCACGGGCTGCTCTCTCGCGTGGAGGACATCGAGGTGGACTCGATGGGACTGGCGCTGTTCACGTTCATCCCCGTCGGCGCGTTCGTTGAACCGGACGACGAACAGCGCCGACAGTCGAGCCGCGGCGCACAGACCCGGATGTTCGCGGCCGGGGTCACAAACAACTTCGCCGTCGCCATCGTCGCCTTCGCACTCCTGTTCGGTCCGGTCGCCGGCTCCATCGCCGTCGTCTCGGGCGCACCAATCGCCGGCGCACTCCCCGGTGGCGCCGCCGCACAGGGCGGTGTCGACCGCGGCGACGTAATCACGAGCGTCGACGGGACGCCGGTGGCGAACGCCTCCGAGTTCGAAGCGCTCCTCGACGAGACCGACCGCCGAACCGTCTCCATCGCGCTCGAATCGGGTGAGACGGCGACGGTCGACCGCTCGCTCACCGTCGTCGGCGCGGCACCCACAGCACCCTTCGACATCAACACGACCATCACCGAGGTGAACGGGACGGCCGTCTACACCGAACCCGGCTTGAACGCGGCGCTTCGGGACCGAGAGGTCGCGACGCTGGCGAGTTCGACCGGCGAGACGGTCACCACCCCGATTGGCGCGTACACGAACGTTTCCGCGCCGAGCGACCCCGGGCCGTCGCCGCTTGCCGACGTGTCCGGACTCGGCGGCGAGGCGTTCATCATCACCGCCATCGACGGTGAGCGCGTCCTCGACAGCGACACCCTCGGAGCGATTCTCGACGAGACGAGCGCCGGGCAGTCGGTCTCAGTCGTCGGCTATCACGAGGGCGAGCGGCGCACCTTCGACGTGGAGCTCGCCGACCACCCGCGCGAGGACACCGGCTTCATCGGCGTCACCATCCAGCCCGGCACCACCGGGATGAGCGTGGACGACTTCGGCGTCGAGGGGTATCCGGCCGAGTTCTTCCTGACCGCAATCGGCGGCGGGAGCGGCGACGGTCTCAACGGCATCCAGCGGGCGGCGTTCACCATCAGTCTCCCCTTCGCGGCCGTGACGCTGCCGAGCATCGACCAGCCGTTCCCCGGCTTCGTCGGCATCTACGAGAACTTCTACGTCGTCGGCGACGGCCCGCTGGCGTTCCTCGGCACCGGGCCCCTCCTGCTGTTCGGGACGCTGCTGTTCTGGGTTGCGTGGATAAACGTCATCCTCGGACAGTTCAACTGCGTGCCGGCGTTCCCGCTCGACGGCGGCCACATCCTCCGCACCTCGACGCAGGCGGTCGTCTCGCGGCTCCCGCTGTCTGACAAACACGCAGCGACCCGTGCTGTCACCGTCACGATTGGGCTGGCGATGCTCGCGTCGCTGCTCGCGACCATCTTCGCGCCACAGCTCCTCGGGTAA
- a CDS encoding DUF7123 family protein, giving the protein MSATTPATESDSESKESRLKNYLARKAEDGELYFKSKFIADEVGLSPKEIGALMVKLRDTATEIDVEKWSYTSATTWRITPA; this is encoded by the coding sequence ATGAGCGCAACAACCCCCGCAACCGAGTCCGACTCCGAAAGCAAGGAAAGCCGACTGAAGAACTACCTCGCACGGAAGGCCGAGGACGGCGAGCTGTACTTCAAGTCGAAGTTCATCGCGGACGAGGTCGGCCTCTCCCCGAAGGAGATCGGCGCGCTGATGGTGAAGCTCCGTGATACCGCCACCGAAATCGACGTGGAAAAGTGGTCGTACACGAGCGCGACGACCTGGCGTATCACTCCCGCGTAA
- a CDS encoding aldo/keto reductase, giving the protein MQHRELGDSGIDVSEVGFGAWVIGTDWWGDRDESDALEMVEYALDAGINYFDTSDVYGHGRSEELLGEVLDERGDEMVVATKVGYDFYNNPQAGHGELPKEYDAEYLREAVEKSLDRLGTDHVEYLQLHNPDVAEMDTEVLELLDELREEDVADAIGVALGPSIGWLAEGDFAIEREFDGVQYVGNMLEQDVHRHFVETVEREGASTSLIPRVPHSSGLLNEQVTPETELEAGDHRGFRPDEWYDTGFEKVDTLRFLERDGERTMGQAAIQWLLSYDSVASVTPTFRSKADIDEWASAPETPALSDEERTKVEELYADDFGIDRFDGMEKEEYRTSVDGDDLRAAGILNAD; this is encoded by the coding sequence ATGCAACATCGGGAACTCGGCGACTCTGGCATCGACGTGAGCGAGGTCGGCTTCGGTGCGTGGGTCATCGGCACCGACTGGTGGGGTGACCGCGACGAGTCCGACGCTTTGGAGATGGTCGAGTACGCGCTCGACGCCGGCATCAACTACTTCGACACCAGCGACGTGTACGGCCACGGCCGCTCGGAGGAACTGCTCGGCGAGGTGCTCGACGAGCGGGGCGACGAGATGGTCGTCGCCACGAAGGTCGGCTACGACTTCTACAACAACCCACAGGCGGGCCACGGCGAACTCCCGAAGGAGTACGACGCCGAGTATCTGCGCGAGGCCGTCGAGAAGTCGCTCGACCGGCTCGGCACGGACCACGTCGAGTATCTCCAGCTCCACAACCCCGACGTGGCGGAGATGGACACCGAGGTGTTGGAGCTGCTGGACGAACTCCGCGAGGAGGACGTGGCCGACGCCATCGGCGTCGCGCTCGGCCCCTCCATCGGCTGGCTCGCCGAGGGGGATTTCGCCATCGAACGGGAGTTCGACGGCGTCCAGTACGTCGGCAACATGCTCGAACAGGACGTCCACCGCCACTTCGTCGAGACGGTCGAGCGTGAGGGCGCGAGCACGTCGCTCATCCCCCGCGTCCCCCACTCCTCGGGGCTGTTGAACGAGCAGGTCACGCCCGAGACCGAACTGGAGGCGGGCGACCACCGCGGCTTCCGCCCGGACGAGTGGTACGACACCGGCTTCGAGAAGGTGGACACCCTCCGGTTCTTAGAGCGCGACGGCGAGCGCACGATGGGCCAGGCCGCCATCCAGTGGCTGCTCTCGTACGATTCGGTCGCGAGCGTCACCCCGACGTTCCGGTCGAAGGCCGATATCGACGAGTGGGCGAGCGCGCCCGAGACGCCGGCGCTGTCCGACGAGGAGCGCACCAAGGTCGAGGAACTGTACGCCGACGACTTCGGCATCGACCGCTTCGACGGGATGGAAAAGGAGGAGTACCGCACCAGCGTCGACGGCGACGACCTCCGGGCTGCCGGCATCCTCAACGCCGACTAA
- a CDS encoding GNAT family N-acetyltransferase, protein MPGPVFIDGDDVTLRTLERDDLDLLHRSRNNPAIRSWLTFETPSAMDDIESFYESTVLGDGNVNLVVCVDGEPAGMVVLFDISRHSAELAAWLFPEYHGEGYGHAASSLLIDHGFSALGLHRIHAKALADNEPSRGTLRSLGFTKVGVARDAVFQRGDYQDMVRYDLLSDEWLTS, encoded by the coding sequence ATGCCCGGTCCCGTGTTCATCGACGGCGACGACGTGACGCTGCGGACGCTCGAACGCGACGACCTCGACCTCCTCCACCGGTCGCGCAACAACCCCGCGATTCGCTCGTGGCTCACCTTCGAGACGCCGTCGGCGATGGACGATATCGAATCCTTCTACGAGTCGACGGTGCTCGGCGACGGAAACGTGAACCTCGTCGTCTGTGTCGACGGCGAGCCGGCGGGGATGGTCGTCCTGTTCGACATCTCCCGTCACAGCGCCGAGTTGGCCGCGTGGCTGTTTCCCGAATACCACGGTGAGGGGTACGGCCACGCGGCGTCGAGCCTGCTCATCGACCACGGCTTCTCGGCCCTCGGTCTCCACCGGATTCACGCGAAGGCACTCGCGGACAACGAACCCTCGCGCGGAACGCTCCGCTCGCTCGGCTTCACGAAGGTGGGCGTCGCCCGCGACGCCGTCTTCCAGCGGGGCGACTACCAGGATATGGTCCGGTACGACCTGTTGAGCGACGAGTGGCTCACGTCGTAG
- a CDS encoding glycosyltransferase family 39 protein: protein MARPRRLLALVVALAAALRWFGLGAESLWIDEIITVRFLAAYAPLELLTAIPSQQPHLPTYYVGLDLWRGLVGSGPATLRVPAAVAGTLAVPVAYLLVRRLYGSSAGLLAAATLAVSRYHVADAREVRMYAFVTLGVLASTYLFARLDEGRRAAVAYLAVTLLALSLHPLAVFLPLVHATFLVVERVASTPCSGWTAPRTWWPVALLALPVLAVGGFGLASFLDGARLTFVATPGAREVAVVLGSFLGRWSWPWNALVGVGCGLLALFGLWRGRREPATRLLACWLAVPLAGLLAVSYLATPVLFDRYAIVAAPALPFLVVRGVLALDVPDATDTPDTRLATARGLRIAVAGCLLLALASSGVALHTTTDNEEWDSAVATVESRADAGALVVVSDCITRRAYTYYADRSDLTVVGSVGPESGTPHDRTPAAALEPRFAAHQEVWLVFSHVADREERRLERLADERHEQQFERQFVGITVVSYEQPDGESTSPGELPSTGCDVRIGD from the coding sequence GTGGCTCGTCCCCGTCGGCTGCTCGCGCTCGTCGTCGCGCTCGCAGCGGCGCTGCGGTGGTTCGGTCTCGGCGCGGAGTCGCTGTGGATCGACGAGATAATCACCGTCCGCTTTCTCGCCGCCTACGCCCCGCTCGAACTCCTCACGGCGATTCCGAGCCAGCAGCCTCACCTCCCGACCTACTACGTCGGACTCGACCTGTGGCGCGGGCTGGTCGGCTCCGGGCCCGCAACGCTCCGCGTTCCCGCGGCGGTCGCCGGCACGCTCGCCGTCCCGGTCGCGTATCTGCTCGTCCGGCGGCTCTACGGCTCGTCCGCCGGTCTGCTCGCGGCCGCGACGCTCGCCGTCTCTCGGTATCACGTCGCCGACGCACGGGAGGTTCGGATGTACGCGTTCGTCACGCTCGGCGTGCTCGCCTCGACGTATCTGTTCGCCCGCCTCGACGAGGGGCGTCGCGCCGCCGTCGCGTATCTGGCTGTGACGCTGCTCGCGCTCTCGTTGCACCCTCTCGCCGTGTTTCTCCCCCTCGTCCACGCGACGTTTCTCGTCGTCGAACGGGTCGCCTCCACACCGTGCAGCGGATGGACCGCGCCGCGAACGTGGTGGCCGGTCGCGCTCCTCGCTCTTCCCGTCCTCGCCGTCGGCGGCTTCGGGCTCGCGAGTTTCCTCGACGGTGCGCGGCTCACCTTCGTCGCGACCCCCGGCGCGCGAGAGGTGGCCGTCGTGCTCGGCTCCTTCCTCGGTAGATGGTCGTGGCCGTGGAACGCCCTCGTCGGCGTCGGCTGTGGCCTGCTCGCCCTGTTCGGACTGTGGCGCGGCCGCCGCGAACCGGCGACCAGACTGCTCGCCTGCTGGCTCGCCGTCCCGCTCGCCGGCCTGCTCGCGGTCTCGTATCTCGCGACGCCGGTCCTGTTCGACCGGTACGCAATCGTCGCCGCGCCGGCGCTTCCCTTCCTCGTGGTTCGTGGCGTCCTCGCGCTCGACGTGCCAGACGCGACCGATACGCCCGATACGCGTCTCGCGACCGCGCGCGGACTCCGGATTGCCGTCGCCGGCTGTCTCCTCCTCGCGCTGGCGAGCTCCGGGGTCGCGCTCCACACCACGACCGACAACGAGGAGTGGGACAGCGCGGTCGCGACCGTCGAATCCCGTGCGGACGCCGGCGCGCTCGTCGTCGTCAGCGACTGTATCACCCGGCGCGCGTACACCTACTACGCCGACCGGTCGGACCTCACCGTTGTCGGCTCCGTCGGTCCCGAGTCAGGAACTCCCCACGACCGGACTCCAGCCGCGGCGCTCGAACCGCGGTTTGCGGCCCACCAGGAGGTGTGGCTCGTCTTCTCACACGTTGCAGACAGAGAGGAACGGCGGCTCGAACGGCTGGCCGACGAGCGCCACGAGCAACAGTTCGAACGGCAGTTCGTCGGTATCACGGTCGTCAGCTACGAACAGCCGGACGGGGAATCGACTTCACCCGGTGAGCTCCCCTCGACCGGCTGCGACGTGCGAATCGGCGATTAG